A single region of the Sphingobium sp. TKS genome encodes:
- the ispZ gene encoding septation protein IspZ yields MADPKKPTHGGNLSLALDFGPLLVFFLTYKGAGWVWGPGNPITAMTFGTAAFMAAIVIAVLISKVKLGRVSPMLWLSAMLILFFGGLTIYFRDQSFIQLKPTIIYAFFALMLFAGLMRGKPLLKYLLQAAYDGLTEAGWRKLSRNWAFFFVAMALANEIMRRSMSFDSWLAVKVWGVTIVSVVFAAANIPMLMRHGLDLGEKLDSEEIGETTPPQG; encoded by the coding sequence ATGGCTGACCCGAAAAAACCCACCCATGGCGGCAATCTCAGCCTCGCGCTGGACTTCGGTCCACTGCTGGTCTTCTTCCTCACCTACAAGGGCGCGGGCTGGGTCTGGGGGCCGGGCAATCCGATCACCGCCATGACCTTCGGCACCGCCGCCTTCATGGCCGCCATCGTCATCGCCGTCCTCATCTCCAAGGTGAAGCTCGGCCGCGTTTCCCCAATGCTCTGGCTGTCGGCAATGCTGATCCTCTTTTTCGGCGGCCTCACCATCTATTTCCGCGACCAGAGCTTCATCCAGTTGAAGCCGACCATCATCTACGCCTTCTTCGCGCTGATGCTGTTCGCGGGGCTGATGCGCGGCAAGCCGCTGCTCAAATATCTGCTACAGGCCGCCTATGACGGCCTGACCGAAGCCGGCTGGCGCAAGCTGTCGCGCAACTGGGCCTTTTTCTTCGTCGCCATGGCGCTCGCCAATGAAATCATGCGTCGCTCCATGAGCTTCGATAGCTGGCTCGCCGTCAAAGTGTGGGGCGTGACCATCGTGTCGGTCGTCTTCGCCGCCGCCAACATTCCCATGCTGATGCGCCACGGCCTTGACCTGGGCGAAAAGCTGGACAGCGAAGAGATTGGCGAAACCACCCCGCCACAGGGATAG
- a CDS encoding chemotaxis protein CheW: MNQLYLFATLAGTRVAVEAREVEAVVKLTDISPVPGMGAHVAGLSALRSRVLTIIDVAALVRGRPTPAEQRGFAIIADISGHSYGLMVDAVYDICQVPEGELPLRGQLDPVWSPYARGLVEHEGQPYLLVSLSGFIEAGAMAQAA; encoded by the coding sequence ATGAACCAGCTTTATCTCTTCGCCACGCTGGCCGGCACGCGGGTCGCCGTCGAGGCTCGCGAGGTCGAGGCGGTGGTCAAGCTCACCGACATCTCGCCGGTGCCGGGCATGGGCGCGCATGTCGCCGGGCTTTCCGCGCTGCGCAGCCGGGTGCTGACCATCATCGATGTCGCGGCGCTCGTCCGGGGGCGGCCGACGCCCGCGGAACAGCGCGGCTTTGCGATCATCGCGGACATTAGCGGCCACAGCTATGGGCTGATGGTCGATGCCGTCTACGACATCTGCCAGGTGCCGGAGGGCGAACTGCCGCTACGCGGTCAGCTCGATCCCGTCTGGTCGCCCTATGCCCGCGGCCTGGTGGAGCATGAGGGCCAGCCCTATCTGCTCGTGTCGCTGAGCGGTTTCATCGAGGCGGGCGCCATGGCCCAAGCGGCATGA
- the mtaB gene encoding tRNA (N(6)-L-threonylcarbamoyladenosine(37)-C(2))-methylthiotransferase MtaB: MPTPTKNAPQIITLGCRLNIAESEAIREIAGREMAGDRQDLIVVNSCAVTAEAVRQTRQAIRRARRDRPDARIMVTGCAAQTEPETFAAMAEVDAVIGNREKMEASHYAGMTNDLGAAEKVQVSDIMAVRETAPHMASAFAEHARAFLEVQNGCDHRCTFCIIPYGRGNSRSVPAGAVIEKARFLVDAGYKEIVLTGVDVTSYGPDLPGAPSLGLLIERILKGVPDLPRLRLSSLDSVEIDERLFDLLAHEPRMMPHLHLSLQAGDDMILKRMKRRHSRADAIRIVERLKAARADISIGADIIAGFPTEDEAMFANSLKLVEECAIVHGHIFPYSPRTGTPAARMPQVDRLRVKERAACLRSACEAQREDWLKSLLGSEQSVLVERNGLSGHAENFAPVRFAVPQPPSSIVRATITGLENGALIAQEAA, translated from the coding sequence ATGCCTACCCCCACCAAAAACGCGCCGCAGATCATCACCTTAGGCTGCCGCCTCAACATCGCGGAGAGCGAGGCGATTCGGGAGATTGCTGGCCGCGAAATGGCGGGCGACAGGCAAGATCTGATCGTCGTCAATAGCTGCGCCGTGACGGCCGAGGCGGTGCGCCAGACCCGGCAGGCCATCCGCCGCGCCCGCCGGGATCGGCCCGATGCGCGGATCATGGTGACGGGCTGCGCGGCGCAGACCGAGCCTGAGACTTTCGCCGCCATGGCCGAAGTCGATGCCGTGATCGGCAATCGCGAGAAGATGGAGGCCAGCCACTATGCTGGGATGACGAATGATCTTGGGGCGGCGGAAAAAGTCCAGGTCTCCGACATCATGGCCGTGCGCGAAACCGCGCCGCATATGGCGAGCGCCTTTGCCGAACATGCCCGCGCCTTTCTGGAGGTGCAGAATGGCTGCGACCACCGCTGCACCTTCTGCATCATTCCCTATGGCCGCGGAAACAGCCGCTCGGTCCCCGCGGGCGCGGTCATCGAAAAGGCCCGCTTTCTGGTCGATGCGGGCTATAAGGAAATCGTCCTGACCGGCGTGGATGTCACCAGCTACGGCCCCGACCTGCCCGGCGCGCCTTCGCTCGGCCTGCTGATCGAACGCATATTGAAGGGCGTGCCCGACCTCCCTCGCCTGCGCCTTTCCTCGCTCGACAGCGTGGAGATTGACGAGCGCCTCTTCGACCTGCTCGCCCATGAGCCGCGCATGATGCCGCACCTCCATCTCTCGCTCCAGGCGGGCGACGACATGATCCTCAAGCGCATGAAGCGCCGCCACAGCCGCGCCGATGCGATCCGCATCGTGGAACGCCTCAAGGCCGCCCGCGCCGACATCAGCATCGGCGCCGACATCATCGCGGGCTTCCCGACGGAGGATGAAGCGATGTTCGCAAACAGCCTGAAGCTGGTCGAGGAATGCGCCATCGTCCACGGCCATATCTTCCCCTATTCGCCGCGCACCGGAACCCCTGCCGCCCGCATGCCGCAGGTCGATCGCTTGCGCGTCAAGGAGCGCGCCGCCTGCCTCCGCTCGGCCTGCGAGGCGCAGCGGGAAGACTGGCTCAAAAGCCTCCTCGGCTCCGAACAATCGGTGCTGGTGGAGCGCAACGGGCTTTCGGGCCATGCGGAAAATTTCGCCCCGGTGCGGTTCGCCGTGCCCCAGCCTCCCTCCTCCATCGTCCGCGCGACCATCACAGGCCTTGAGAATGGCGCGCTGATCGCGCAAGAGGCGGCGTGA
- a CDS encoding superoxide dismutase translates to MAFILPPLPYPKDAFGDILSVETFDFHHGKHHNAYVVKANELVAADASLQGKSLVELIKTSKGGLFNQVGQIWNHTFYWLSLSPEKKAPSGKLLDLINEGFGSVDALVDKLKAEAVGHFASGWAALILKDGKLEVTSYHDADTPVAHGHTPLLILDVWEHAYYIDYRNLRPNYAEKLLKEAIDWDFVALNLDGEGVSRADQPA, encoded by the coding sequence ATGGCATTTATTCTGCCCCCCCTGCCCTATCCCAAAGACGCCTTTGGCGATATTCTTTCGGTTGAAACCTTCGATTTTCACCATGGCAAGCACCATAATGCCTATGTCGTGAAGGCCAATGAACTGGTCGCCGCCGACGCCTCGCTCCAGGGCAAGTCGCTGGTCGAGCTGATCAAGACCAGCAAGGGCGGCCTGTTCAACCAGGTCGGCCAGATCTGGAACCACACATTCTACTGGCTGTCGCTTTCGCCCGAAAAGAAGGCGCCCTCTGGCAAGCTGCTCGACCTCATCAACGAAGGCTTCGGCTCGGTCGACGCTCTGGTCGACAAGCTTAAGGCCGAAGCCGTCGGCCATTTCGCCAGCGGCTGGGCCGCGCTGATCCTGAAGGACGGCAAGCTGGAAGTCACCAGCTATCATGACGCCGACACGCCGGTCGCGCATGGCCACACGCCGCTGCTGATCCTCGATGTGTGGGAACATGCCTATTATATCGACTATCGCAACCTGCGCCCCAACTATGCCGAAAAGCTGCTGAAGGAAGCGATCGACTGGGATTTCGTCGCACTGAACCTGGACGGCGAAGGCGTCAGCCGCGCCGACCAGCCCGCCTGA
- a CDS encoding response regulator produces the protein MKNCLVVDDSKVIRKVARHILESLDLSVSEAVDGRDALTQCETSLPDVVLLDWNMPVMSGMEFLQALPGANLAARPKIIFCTTENGIGHIKAAVEAGADEYVMKPFDRETLESKLTIVGVI, from the coding sequence ATGAAAAACTGCCTGGTCGTGGATGATTCGAAAGTCATCCGCAAAGTTGCCCGCCACATATTGGAATCGCTCGACCTTTCCGTGAGCGAGGCGGTCGATGGCCGTGACGCCCTCACGCAATGCGAAACGTCCCTGCCCGACGTGGTTCTGCTCGACTGGAACATGCCGGTGATGAGCGGCATGGAATTTCTCCAGGCGCTGCCGGGCGCCAATCTGGCCGCCCGGCCCAAGATCATCTTCTGCACCACGGAAAACGGCATCGGCCATATCAAGGCGGCCGTCGAAGCGGGGGCGGACGAATATGTGATGAAGCCGTTCGACCGGGAAACGCTGGAAAGCAAGCTGACGATCGTCGGCGTGATCTAG
- the ftsY gene encoding signal recognition particle-docking protein FtsY, which translates to MAETSWRDRLFGGLKRTSDKLGENLTGLFTRAALDEQTLDEIEEALIVSDLGPAMAARVRDRLSEGRYNRELTEDYLREIIAEEIEKTLAPVARPLEIEAFPRPQVILVIGVNGSGKTTTIAKLANLFLEQDYGVMLAAGDTFRAAAIGQLKVWAERLGIPIVAGKEGGDAAGIVFDAVKQATATGIDVLIVDTAGRLQNKTELMDELAKIRRVLGRLNPAAPHDVVLVLDATTGQNALSQIEVFKEVAQVTGLVMTKLDGTARGGVLVAAAEKYRLPIHAIGVGEKIEDLRPFDPGDMARAIAGTAYAR; encoded by the coding sequence ATGGCTGAAACATCCTGGCGCGATCGCCTCTTCGGCGGCCTCAAGCGCACTTCCGACAAGCTCGGAGAAAATCTCACCGGCCTGTTCACCAGGGCCGCGCTCGATGAGCAGACCCTGGACGAGATCGAGGAAGCGCTGATCGTCAGCGACCTTGGCCCGGCCATGGCCGCCCGCGTGCGCGACCGGCTCTCCGAAGGCCGCTATAACCGCGAACTGACCGAAGACTATCTGCGCGAGATCATTGCGGAGGAGATCGAGAAGACCCTCGCCCCCGTGGCCCGCCCGCTGGAGATCGAAGCCTTTCCCCGCCCGCAGGTCATCCTCGTCATCGGCGTCAACGGATCGGGCAAGACCACCACTATCGCCAAGCTCGCCAACCTCTTCCTTGAACAGGATTATGGCGTGATGCTGGCGGCCGGCGACACGTTCCGCGCCGCCGCGATCGGCCAGCTCAAGGTCTGGGCGGAGCGCCTCGGCATCCCCATCGTCGCGGGCAAGGAAGGCGGCGACGCGGCGGGCATCGTCTTCGATGCGGTCAAGCAGGCGACTGCCACCGGCATCGACGTGCTGATCGTGGACACGGCGGGCCGACTTCAGAACAAGACCGAGCTGATGGACGAGTTGGCCAAGATTCGCCGCGTGCTCGGCCGGTTGAACCCGGCAGCGCCGCATGACGTTGTGCTGGTGCTGGATGCCACCACGGGGCAGAATGCGTTGAGCCAGATCGAGGTTTTCAAGGAAGTCGCGCAGGTGACGGGGCTGGTCATGACCAAGCTGGACGGCACGGCGCGCGGCGGCGTGCTGGTCGCGGCGGCGGAGAAATATCGCCTGCCCATCCATGCCATCGGCGTGGGCGAGAAGATCGAGGATCTGCGCCCCTTCGATCCCGGCGACATGGCGCGGGCGATTGCGGGGACGGCCTATGCGCGGTGA
- a CDS encoding chemotaxis protein CheB produces MTVHVPIMASNRDEDRALRTLIVDDSVVVRTVIERILNADPRFSVSHKTNSAEHALGYLSEHEVDLVLLDIELAGQSGLMALPAILRTNPRAKVVILSGNCEEGSAAAVEALALGASDILAKPGSGSFGEHFPQALIDRLSRLFNGDATPVIARPPLRIEPEQAAQPLACLGIGASTGGIHALGQLFAGLAAPLGVPILLTQHLPASFTHYFVQQLGRMTPLRVKAAEQGEILAPDTVYVAPGDANLQLRRGLYGRVSIMLNPDRTPAGNLPGVDPMFASMAHVYGAGAAGVVLTGMGRDGTVGARDIVAAGGWIVAQDEASSVVWGMPGSIAGEGLNCALLEPHAIMDFVARRGKNRN; encoded by the coding sequence ATGACCGTTCACGTGCCGATCATGGCCAGCAACCGGGACGAAGACAGGGCGTTGCGCACCCTGATCGTCGACGATTCGGTCGTGGTCAGGACGGTCATCGAACGGATATTGAACGCTGACCCGAGATTTTCCGTCTCCCACAAGACCAACAGCGCCGAACATGCGCTGGGATATCTGAGCGAGCATGAGGTCGATCTGGTCCTGCTGGACATCGAACTGGCGGGGCAGAGCGGGCTGATGGCGCTGCCCGCGATCCTGCGGACCAATCCGCGCGCCAAGGTCGTAATCCTGTCGGGCAATTGCGAGGAGGGGAGCGCCGCGGCGGTCGAAGCGCTGGCGCTGGGCGCGAGCGATATATTGGCCAAGCCTGGCAGCGGCAGCTTTGGCGAACATTTCCCCCAGGCCTTGATCGATCGGCTGTCGCGCCTGTTCAACGGCGACGCGACGCCTGTCATCGCCCGGCCCCCGCTGCGGATCGAACCGGAGCAGGCGGCCCAGCCGCTCGCCTGCCTGGGCATCGGCGCATCGACTGGCGGCATCCATGCCTTGGGACAGCTTTTCGCCGGTCTGGCCGCGCCGCTCGGCGTGCCGATCCTGCTGACCCAGCATCTGCCGGCCAGCTTCACTCATTATTTCGTCCAGCAATTGGGCCGCATGACCCCCTTGCGCGTCAAGGCGGCGGAACAGGGCGAAATCCTTGCCCCGGACACCGTCTATGTCGCGCCCGGCGACGCCAATCTCCAGTTGCGGCGGGGGCTCTATGGCCGGGTTTCCATCATGCTGAATCCGGACCGCACGCCCGCGGGCAATCTGCCTGGCGTCGACCCGATGTTCGCCAGCATGGCGCACGTTTACGGCGCGGGGGCTGCGGGCGTGGTCCTGACCGGCATGGGACGGGACGGCACGGTCGGCGCGCGGGATATCGTGGCGGCGGGCGGCTGGATTGTGGCGCAGGACGAAGCGAGCAGCGTCGTCTGGGGCATGCCCGGATCGATCGCGGGCGAAGGATTGAACTGCGCCCTGCTGGAACCCCATGCGATCATGGATTTCGTGGCGCGAAGAGGAAAGAACAGAAACTGA
- the dapF gene encoding diaminopimelate epimerase → MGRFSKMHGLGNDFVVIDARDAALDMTPARAQAIADRHAGIGCDQLILIGHSDRADVSMRIFNSDGSEVEACGNATRCVPLFVGRDVLIETKAGLLDAKGVDGGASVDMGEPRLEWDAIPLAYAMDTLVMPVSWEELPAPVAVNVGNPHVIFFCDDLDAVDIERLGPLIETDPLFPARVNVNFAQIMGENHIRLIVWERGAGLTRACGTGACATAVAAVRRKLVSGPTRVTLPGGDLVIDWAPGGHILMTGPATHVFDGEADWARF, encoded by the coding sequence ATGGGCCGTTTTTCGAAAATGCATGGTTTGGGCAACGACTTCGTCGTGATCGACGCGCGGGACGCGGCGCTCGACATGACGCCTGCGCGCGCGCAGGCCATTGCCGACCGCCATGCCGGGATCGGCTGCGATCAGCTCATCCTCATCGGCCATTCCGACCGCGCCGACGTGTCGATGCGCATCTTCAACAGCGACGGCAGCGAAGTGGAGGCTTGCGGCAACGCGACCCGCTGCGTGCCGCTGTTCGTCGGGCGGGACGTGCTGATCGAAACCAAGGCCGGACTGCTGGACGCGAAGGGCGTGGACGGCGGCGCCAGCGTCGACATGGGCGAACCCCGGCTGGAGTGGGATGCGATCCCCCTCGCCTACGCCATGGACACGCTGGTCATGCCGGTAAGCTGGGAAGAGCTGCCCGCGCCAGTAGCGGTCAATGTCGGCAATCCGCATGTCATCTTCTTCTGCGACGATCTGGACGCGGTGGATATCGAGCGGCTGGGACCGCTTATCGAGACGGACCCGCTGTTCCCGGCTCGAGTGAACGTGAATTTCGCGCAAATTATGGGTGAGAATCATATCCGCCTGATCGTCTGGGAGCGCGGCGCAGGCCTCACCCGCGCCTGCGGCACCGGCGCCTGCGCGACGGCGGTGGCGGCGGTGCGCCGCAAGCTGGTGAGCGGCCCCACCCGAGTCACGCTGCCCGGCGGCGATCTCGTGATCGACTGGGCGCCGGGCGGGCACATATTGATGACCGGGCCTGCCACCCATGTCTTTGACGGCGAGGCTGACTGGGCGCGCTTTTAG
- a CDS encoding CheR family methyltransferase, which translates to MALPPSAPSVSSGSASSASSSSGAARIFSGLLEARTGQILSESRAWRMETVLKPVLRAHGLGDMDALASRLMARKDAALENDVVNALLNNESSFFRDFQIFDMIHRHILPHIQAQRSDRTLRIWSAGCSTGQEVYSLAIQLCNDMARWRGWRIEILATDISTAAITQAKAGTFTQMDVQRGLPVSDLLKWFEPSGDDWCANPELRRMIDFRTDNLFDAQAPKGEYDLLLCRNVLLYFTPERRQNVLRLLSRHSHGRSVLLLGAGETVIGHSDEFVPHAEFRGGYGRRADVTAQTEGAMRRAL; encoded by the coding sequence ATGGCATTGCCCCCTTCGGCCCCTTCCGTCTCGTCCGGTTCCGCTTCGTCCGCTTCCTCATCGTCCGGGGCGGCGCGCATCTTTTCCGGCCTGCTGGAAGCGCGCACCGGGCAGATATTGTCCGAAAGCCGCGCCTGGCGGATGGAAACGGTGCTGAAGCCGGTGCTGCGCGCCCATGGCCTTGGCGATATGGACGCGCTGGCGTCCCGGCTGATGGCGCGCAAGGACGCGGCGCTCGAAAATGACGTGGTCAACGCGCTGCTCAACAATGAAAGCAGCTTTTTCCGCGATTTCCAGATTTTCGACATGATCCATCGCCACATCCTGCCGCACATTCAGGCGCAGCGGTCCGACCGGACGCTGCGCATCTGGAGCGCGGGTTGCTCGACGGGGCAGGAGGTCTATTCGCTCGCGATCCAGCTTTGCAACGACATGGCGCGCTGGCGCGGCTGGCGGATCGAGATATTGGCAACCGACATTTCCACCGCCGCCATCACCCAGGCGAAAGCGGGCACCTTCACCCAGATGGACGTGCAGCGTGGCCTGCCTGTGAGCGACCTTCTCAAATGGTTCGAACCGTCGGGCGATGACTGGTGCGCCAATCCGGAGTTGCGCCGGATGATCGATTTCCGCACCGACAATCTGTTCGATGCGCAGGCGCCGAAGGGGGAATATGACCTTCTGCTCTGCCGGAATGTGCTGCTCTATTTCACGCCCGAACGTCGGCAGAACGTGCTGCGCCTGCTGTCCCGGCACAGCCATGGGCGGTCTGTCCTGCTGCTGGGGGCGGGCGAGACGGTGATCGGGCATAGCGACGAGTTCGTTCCCCATGCCGAATTCCGCGGCGGTTATGGCCGCCGCGCCGACGTTACGGCACAGACGGAGGGAGCGATGCGCCGGGCGCTTTGA
- a CDS encoding N-acetylmuramoyl-L-alanine amidase encodes MTDFPMIDTPSPNFDERSLPVSMLVLHYTGMVDAATAIHWLVSPESKVSAHYVVTEDGQVIRMVDEDKRAWHAGRAHWRGIDDINSASIGIEIVNPGHEWGYRPFPDTQMGSLIPLIHQIVQRHKITRGNIVGHSDVAPARKQDPGELFPWGQLARLRLALPRPTKNLMDPHWSDGGFMLALERFGYDIAEPQAAVVAFQRRFRPELIDGIIDGECRAILLALLLPKPRGDDD; translated from the coding sequence ATGACCGACTTTCCGATGATCGATACGCCGTCGCCCAATTTCGACGAGCGCAGCCTGCCGGTTTCCATGCTGGTGCTGCACTATACCGGAATGGTCGACGCGGCGACCGCGATCCACTGGCTGGTCAGCCCGGAATCCAAGGTGTCCGCCCATTATGTCGTGACCGAGGATGGGCAGGTCATCCGCATGGTGGATGAGGACAAGCGCGCCTGGCATGCAGGCCGGGCGCATTGGCGGGGCATTGACGACATCAATTCCGCCAGCATCGGGATCGAGATCGTCAATCCGGGCCATGAATGGGGCTATCGGCCGTTTCCGGATACGCAGATGGGGTCGTTGATCCCGCTGATCCACCAGATCGTCCAGCGCCACAAGATCACGCGCGGCAATATCGTCGGCCATAGCGACGTCGCCCCGGCGCGCAAGCAGGATCCCGGCGAGCTTTTTCCCTGGGGGCAGTTGGCGCGGCTGCGGCTGGCCCTGCCGCGCCCGACCAAGAATCTGATGGACCCCCATTGGAGCGACGGCGGCTTCATGCTGGCGCTGGAACGCTTCGGCTATGACATAGCCGAGCCGCAGGCGGCGGTGGTCGCGTTCCAGCGGCGCTTCCGGCCCGAACTGATCGACGGGATCATCGACGGCGAGTGCCGCGCGATCCTGCTGGCGCTGCTCCTCCCCAAACCGCGAGGGGATGATGATTAA
- a CDS encoding urate hydroxylase PuuD codes for MAKFFGNLHLVLIAGLLLAIVVMFGAHAGLVDANSIFRWLHLFFGITWIGLLYYFNFVQIPTMPEIPAELKPGVSKHIAPAALFFFRWAAAFTVLTGLIVAWLAGYIHQALLVQAPYTLIGIGMWLALIMAFNVWFVIWPNQKKALGIVPAEDDVKAKAATTAMIASRTNTILSLAMLYCMVNFS; via the coding sequence ATGGCAAAATTCTTCGGCAATCTGCATCTTGTGCTGATCGCGGGGCTGCTGCTCGCGATCGTGGTGATGTTCGGCGCGCATGCCGGGCTGGTCGACGCCAACAGCATCTTTCGCTGGCTGCACCTGTTCTTCGGCATCACCTGGATCGGGCTGCTTTATTATTTCAACTTCGTCCAGATCCCGACCATGCCGGAAATCCCGGCGGAACTGAAGCCGGGCGTGTCCAAGCATATCGCGCCGGCGGCATTGTTCTTCTTTCGCTGGGCGGCGGCCTTTACGGTTCTGACGGGCCTCATCGTCGCCTGGCTGGCCGGTTACATCCACCAGGCGCTGCTGGTTCAGGCGCCCTATACGCTGATCGGCATCGGCATGTGGCTGGCGCTGATCATGGCGTTCAACGTCTGGTTCGTGATCTGGCCGAACCAGAAGAAGGCGCTCGGCATCGTTCCGGCAGAGGATGATGTGAAGGCGAAGGCGGCGACCACGGCGATGATCGCCAGCCGCACCAATACGATCCTGTCGCTGGCGATGCTTTATTGCATGGTCAATTTCAGTTGA
- a CDS encoding hemerythrin domain-containing protein → MDLTELCRQHEELHVLAGKLSRAVADDRVPQAIGALRWQFARLLMAHLALEDRIFYPGVQRMADEQLRTTAQRLQIEMGPLGEAFAAYMTRWSDHRIAGEWADFCQETREIVKSLMSRIDQEERTLIPMLNKNLASPISVRRAG, encoded by the coding sequence ATGGATCTCACTGAACTGTGCAGACAACATGAAGAACTGCATGTGCTGGCGGGCAAATTGTCCCGCGCCGTGGCGGATGACCGCGTGCCGCAAGCCATCGGCGCGCTGCGCTGGCAGTTTGCGCGCCTGCTGATGGCCCATCTGGCGCTGGAGGACCGGATATTCTACCCCGGCGTTCAGCGCATGGCCGATGAACAACTGCGCACCACCGCCCAGCGTCTCCAGATCGAGATGGGACCGCTGGGCGAGGCCTTTGCCGCCTATATGACCCGCTGGAGCGACCACCGGATCGCCGGCGAATGGGCCGACTTCTGCCAGGAGACGCGCGAGATCGTGAAAAGCCTCATGAGCCGGATCGATCAGGAGGAACGGACGCTGATCCCCATGCTCAACAAAAATCTGGCTTCGCCCATCTCGGTTCGCCGTGCCGGCTGA
- a CDS encoding J domain-containing protein produces MARSSRSNDWGFPRWRSYGASREAQQVRLCDRHGCDRPGDCPAPKSPNSRERWYFCSDHAAEYNRNWDYFEGLDQEEREQRERAERRDAGGYQNSAYHGWGGPGDGTRSRDEMHALQALELEDDADFEAVKKSWRRLAKEYHPDVKPGDAQAAVRFQTIQAAYEVLRAAEERRTWKPRERAD; encoded by the coding sequence ATGGCAAGAAGCAGCCGATCCAATGACTGGGGCTTTCCCCGCTGGCGCAGTTATGGCGCATCGCGAGAGGCGCAACAGGTGCGCCTGTGCGATCGGCATGGCTGCGACCGGCCGGGCGACTGCCCCGCGCCCAAATCGCCCAACAGCCGCGAGCGCTGGTATTTCTGTTCCGATCATGCGGCCGAATATAACCGCAACTGGGACTATTTTGAGGGTCTCGACCAGGAAGAACGGGAACAGCGCGAGCGCGCCGAGCGGCGCGATGCCGGTGGCTATCAGAACAGCGCCTATCATGGCTGGGGCGGTCCGGGCGATGGCACCCGATCGCGGGACGAGATGCATGCGCTCCAGGCGCTGGAGCTGGAGGACGATGCCGATTTCGAGGCGGTGAAGAAAAGCTGGCGCCGTCTCGCCAAGGAATATCATCCCGATGTGAAGCCCGGCGACGCGCAGGCGGCTGTGCGCTTCCAGACGATCCAGGCCGCCTATGAAGTGCTGCGCGCCGCCGAGGAACGGCGGACATGGAAGCCGCGGGAGCGGGCGGATTGA